A window of the bacterium genome harbors these coding sequences:
- a CDS encoding amidase: protein MNDPLFATIGELHAALRRRRISSVELTRLALDRLSTVGRRYNAVARVLPEHALGEARNADRLLRRGRGAGPLTGIPYGAKDLVTLRGVPTTWGAKPYARQVFDYDAAVIVSLREAGAVLAAKLAMIELAGGGGYRYPSASLTGPARNPWNRDHWTGGSSSGTGAAVGGGMVPFGIGSETSGSILSPSSGCNVTGLRPSYGLVSRYGAMALSWTMDKLGPMCRSAEDCGLVLEAIAGADPRDPGTAGRGFRMNRRPRKPSELRVGYAPVDFEETAQPSLRAALNDALRAFRGLGVKLRQVELPPLPIDSVARIIIRAEGSTVFQDLVESGRVWELADRRQAIGLVAGLEVSARDYLNAMRVRRLLQEGFARLFGEVDVILAPSRPAPSPRIDEPIDPEWRPARAGKRATRRGSAFPPAKGNAALTAAGNLAGLPGLSVPCGFSASDLPAAVQLVGRPFDDATVIDLGRAFQQATDWHRRRPPMPAPRARA from the coding sequence GTGAACGACCCCCTCTTCGCCACGATCGGCGAGCTGCACGCGGCGCTGCGGCGGCGCCGCATTTCGTCAGTCGAGCTGACGCGGCTTGCGCTGGATCGCCTGTCCACGGTCGGTCGGCGGTACAACGCCGTGGCCCGGGTATTGCCGGAGCACGCGCTCGGGGAGGCCCGCAACGCCGACCGCCTGCTGCGACGCGGGCGCGGCGCCGGACCCCTCACGGGCATCCCGTACGGCGCGAAGGATCTCGTGACGCTGCGCGGCGTGCCGACGACGTGGGGCGCCAAACCCTACGCCCGTCAGGTGTTCGACTACGACGCGGCCGTCATCGTGTCGCTGCGCGAGGCCGGCGCGGTGCTCGCGGCCAAGCTCGCGATGATCGAGCTGGCGGGCGGCGGCGGGTACCGGTATCCGTCCGCGTCCCTCACCGGTCCGGCTCGAAACCCGTGGAACCGCGACCACTGGACGGGCGGCTCGTCGAGCGGAACGGGCGCGGCGGTCGGCGGCGGCATGGTGCCGTTCGGGATTGGATCCGAGACCTCCGGCTCGATCCTCTCGCCGTCGTCCGGGTGCAACGTCACCGGGCTGCGGCCGTCCTACGGTCTCGTGAGCCGGTACGGCGCGATGGCGCTGTCGTGGACGATGGACAAGCTCGGCCCAATGTGCCGCAGCGCCGAAGACTGCGGCTTGGTGCTGGAGGCGATCGCCGGCGCCGACCCGCGCGATCCCGGAACGGCCGGCCGGGGGTTCCGTATGAACCGCCGGCCGCGAAAACCATCGGAACTGCGGGTCGGATACGCACCGGTGGATTTCGAAGAGACCGCCCAGCCGTCGCTCCGCGCGGCGCTGAACGACGCGCTGCGGGCGTTCCGCGGCCTCGGCGTCAAGCTCCGGCAGGTCGAGCTCCCACCGCTGCCGATCGACTCGGTGGCGCGGATCATCATCCGCGCCGAGGGGTCGACGGTGTTCCAGGATCTCGTGGAAAGCGGGCGTGTGTGGGAGCTCGCGGATCGGCGGCAGGCGATCGGCCTGGTCGCGGGGCTCGAGGTGTCGGCCCGCGACTACCTCAACGCGATGCGGGTCCGGCGGCTGCTGCAGGAGGGGTTCGCGCGCTTGTTCGGCGAGGTGGACGTCATCCTTGCGCCGTCCCGCCCGGCCCCGTCCCCGCGCATCGACGAGCCGATCGACCCGGAGTGGCGCCCGGCGCGCGCAGGCAAGCGCGCGACGAGGCGCGGGTCGGCGTTTCCGCCGGCCAAGGGAAACGCAGCCCTCACCGCCGCGGGGAACCTCGCGGGCCTGCCCGGCCTGTCCGTCCCGTGCGGGTTCAGCGCGAGCGATCTGCCGGCGGCGGTCCAGCTCGTGGGCCGGCCGTTCGACGACGCGACCGTGATCGATCTCGGACGCGCGTTCCAACAGGCAACCGACTGGCACAGGCGGCGGCCGCCGATGCCGGCTCCTCGCGCGAGAGCGTAG
- a CDS encoding M20 family metallopeptidase translates to MDDLNALKDRVCHEVDGLRDDLGALSRRIFEHPEFQFEERQACAWLSEFLKANGFDVETNVAGMETAFRGRVRGTKERPHVALLAEYDALRGLGHACGHNLICTASVGAAVALHRAAPSLAGVLSVLGTPAEEGGGGKVIMAEQGVFGTMDAVMMFHPSRANWWARGALASRRLTIKFHGKSSHAAAMPERGVNALNALMLTFHAIDSLRQHVTSDVRIHGIITRGGDAPNVVPEFAEARFSVRAATRAAMEEVLVKVKRCAEGAAIATGASVEMDTGVTYAERNNNPALVRFFGENLARLGVPGEEPPRMGGVGSSDIGNVSMICPTIHPYLAIGDGDLAGHTPEFREAAGSERGRQAMMNAAKGLAMTTLDVMYRPGAADEAWKAFKADVAAAN, encoded by the coding sequence ATGGACGATCTGAACGCGCTCAAAGATCGTGTCTGCCACGAGGTGGACGGCCTGCGCGACGACCTCGGGGCGCTCAGCCGGCGGATCTTCGAGCACCCGGAGTTTCAATTCGAGGAGCGCCAGGCGTGCGCGTGGCTGAGCGAGTTCCTGAAGGCGAACGGGTTCGACGTCGAGACGAACGTCGCCGGGATGGAGACCGCGTTCCGCGGACGCGTCCGCGGAACGAAGGAGCGCCCGCACGTGGCCCTGCTCGCCGAGTACGACGCGTTGCGGGGGTTGGGCCACGCCTGCGGGCACAACCTGATCTGCACCGCGAGCGTCGGCGCCGCGGTCGCGCTGCACCGTGCCGCGCCGTCGCTGGCCGGCGTACTCTCGGTGCTGGGGACGCCGGCGGAAGAGGGCGGGGGCGGTAAGGTTATCATGGCGGAGCAGGGCGTCTTCGGCACCATGGACGCGGTGATGATGTTCCACCCGTCGCGGGCGAACTGGTGGGCGCGCGGCGCGCTCGCCTCCCGCCGGCTGACGATCAAGTTCCACGGCAAGTCGTCCCACGCCGCGGCGATGCCGGAGCGCGGGGTAAACGCGCTCAACGCGCTGATGCTGACGTTCCACGCGATTGACTCGCTCCGCCAGCACGTGACGAGCGACGTGCGCATCCACGGGATCATCACCCGGGGCGGCGACGCGCCGAACGTCGTGCCCGAGTTCGCCGAGGCGCGGTTCAGCGTGCGCGCGGCCACGCGGGCGGCGATGGAAGAGGTGCTGGTGAAGGTGAAGCGGTGCGCCGAGGGCGCGGCGATCGCGACCGGCGCCTCGGTCGAGATGGACACGGGCGTCACGTACGCGGAGCGCAACAACAACCCGGCGCTCGTCCGGTTCTTCGGCGAGAACCTGGCGCGCCTCGGCGTGCCGGGCGAGGAACCGCCGAGGATGGGCGGCGTCGGGTCGTCCGACATCGGCAACGTCAGCATGATCTGCCCGACGATCCACCCGTACCTCGCGATCGGGGACGGCGACCTCGCCGGGCACACGCCCGAGTTCCGCGAGGCGGCGGGCTCGGAGCGCGGCCGCCAGGCGATGATGAACGCGGCGAAGGGCCTCGCCATGACGACGCTCGACGTCATGTACCGGCCGGGGGCCGCGGACGAGGCGTGGAAGGCGTTCAAGGCCGATGTCGCCGCCGCAAACTGA
- a CDS encoding peptidase M14: MTVLLDERVPGTLDQVTERLRDDTFRGARVEIWVFEGAAQRRAAEERLSAAGVVARVRSAYKPLLHFFLEDVAIADLRRATIRYPVHDAAHGRRFLVEAFPLAALLKGTDARWLPGEAALSYRVELEYRDRNATVHEVFAPNLVREDHLGERTLSPTGWLRITGSRDGAGDADRPLETEFETAFHKVIAAVGAHPWGAQEPYFEQLVIRADIPGAEQRLPYLEECVSTAEALHEDVYFSLLEWFKRRAGRGIDDRTTQPGQIIPDIRYADGAARVRVALEPFRATPPPQAAVPLETADRPLSADQLAAELSALGGRRFSATSRQGRAVAGTYHAGTHPAILVTAGQHANETSGVVGALRAARRLAATPGAHFALIPSENPDGYALHRLLCAQHPRHMHHAARYTALGDDLQSRSHEPLYEKAARLEALQLSGAALHINLHGYPAHEWTRPMSGYLPRGFDLWAVPKGFYLILRHHRAWADRAAAFLARLTERLGAAPGLAAFNRTQLETYRAHAGELSSPVYHDVPCQVVEDDRAPTPLTLITEFPDETIYGELFVFAHTVQMQTVLAAEEIHAALEPGRG; encoded by the coding sequence ATGACGGTGCTGCTGGACGAACGCGTCCCGGGGACGCTCGATCAGGTGACGGAGCGGCTGCGGGACGACACGTTCCGGGGCGCCCGCGTGGAGATCTGGGTCTTCGAGGGAGCCGCGCAGCGCCGTGCGGCCGAGGAGCGGTTGTCCGCGGCCGGCGTGGTCGCGAGGGTACGCAGCGCGTACAAGCCGCTCCTGCATTTCTTCTTGGAGGACGTGGCGATCGCCGACCTGCGGCGCGCCACCATCCGGTACCCTGTGCACGACGCCGCGCACGGTCGGCGATTCCTCGTCGAGGCGTTCCCGCTCGCGGCGCTGCTGAAGGGGACCGACGCGCGCTGGCTGCCGGGCGAGGCCGCCCTGTCCTACCGCGTCGAGCTCGAATATCGCGACCGCAACGCCACCGTCCACGAGGTCTTCGCCCCGAACCTCGTCCGGGAGGACCACCTCGGCGAACGCACGCTGTCGCCGACCGGCTGGCTGCGGATCACCGGGTCCCGCGACGGCGCCGGGGACGCGGATCGACCGCTTGAGACCGAGTTCGAGACGGCCTTCCACAAGGTCATCGCCGCGGTCGGGGCACACCCCTGGGGCGCGCAGGAACCGTACTTCGAGCAGTTGGTGATCCGCGCTGACATCCCCGGCGCCGAACAGCGGTTGCCCTATCTCGAGGAGTGCGTGAGCACGGCCGAAGCCCTGCACGAGGACGTCTATTTCTCCCTGCTCGAGTGGTTCAAGCGCCGCGCCGGCCGGGGAATCGACGATCGAACCACCCAACCGGGGCAGATCATCCCGGACATCCGGTACGCGGACGGGGCGGCGCGGGTGCGCGTCGCGCTCGAGCCGTTCAGGGCCACGCCGCCGCCGCAGGCCGCGGTCCCGCTCGAGACGGCCGACCGGCCGTTGAGCGCCGACCAGCTGGCGGCGGAGCTATCGGCACTCGGAGGCCGGCGGTTCTCCGCGACGTCGCGGCAGGGCCGCGCGGTCGCCGGCACCTACCACGCCGGGACGCATCCGGCGATCCTCGTGACCGCGGGACAGCACGCGAACGAAACGTCCGGGGTGGTCGGCGCGCTGCGCGCGGCCCGACGCCTCGCCGCGACACCCGGCGCGCACTTCGCGCTGATTCCGTCGGAGAATCCGGACGGCTACGCGCTGCACCGCCTGCTCTGCGCGCAGCACCCGCGGCACATGCACCACGCGGCCCGGTACACGGCGCTCGGCGACGACCTGCAGTCGCGGTCGCACGAGCCCCTCTACGAGAAGGCGGCCCGGCTGGAGGCCCTGCAACTGAGCGGCGCCGCGTTGCACATCAATCTGCACGGGTATCCTGCGCACGAGTGGACGCGTCCCATGTCGGGGTATCTCCCGCGCGGGTTCGACCTGTGGGCCGTGCCCAAGGGATTCTATCTGATCCTGCGTCACCATCGCGCCTGGGCCGATCGCGCGGCGGCCTTCCTGGCCCGACTCACCGAGCGGCTCGGGGCCGCGCCCGGCCTCGCCGCGTTCAACCGCACCCAGCTCGAGACCTACCGCGCCCACGCCGGCGAGTTGTCCTCCCCGGTCTATCACGACGTGCCCTGCCAGGTCGTCGAGGACGACCGGGCGCCGACCCCGCTCACCCTGATCACGGAGTTTCCCGACGAGACGATCTACGGGGAGCTGTTTGTTTTCGCGCACACGGTGCAGATGCAGACGGTGCTGGCCGCGGAAGAGATCCACGCGGCGCTCGAACCGGGCCGGGGGTAA
- a CDS encoding RidA family protein, which produces MSQVEQRLAAIGLALPPAPAPVANYVGAVQVGDLVFVSGHGPVKDGKLTYRGKLGRDFSVAEGYEAARLVMLNALASLRAVIGDLDRVKRVVKLLGMVNSTPDFFQQPDVINGASDLLVELFGDRGRHARSAVGMAVLPFDIAVEIEMIVQVA; this is translated from the coding sequence GTGTCACAGGTCGAGCAGAGGCTCGCGGCGATAGGGCTCGCGCTGCCCCCCGCGCCAGCGCCGGTCGCGAACTACGTCGGCGCCGTCCAGGTCGGTGATCTGGTCTTCGTCTCCGGCCACGGTCCGGTCAAAGACGGAAAGCTCACGTACCGCGGCAAGCTCGGTCGGGACTTCTCCGTCGCCGAGGGGTACGAGGCCGCCAGGCTCGTGATGCTCAACGCGCTTGCGTCGCTGCGCGCCGTGATCGGCGACTTGGACCGCGTGAAGCGCGTCGTCAAGCTGCTGGGGATGGTCAACAGCACGCCGGATTTCTTCCAGCAGCCCGACGTGATCAACGGGGCGTCTGATCTGCTCGTCGAGCTGTTCGGCGACCGCGGCCGCCACGCGCGTTCCGCGGTCGGCATGGCCGTGCTGCCCTTCGACATCGCGGTCGAGATCGAGATGATCGTGCAGGTGGCGTAG
- a CDS encoding amidase has translation MDAELCFLPATVLTEQIAHRRVSPVEIVTALLDRIDRYNDTLHSYITVCRESALADARAAEREIAAGRRRGPLHGLPIAHKDIVFTRGVRTTCHSKTMLDFVPEADATVVRRLADAGMIVLGKTNTTEFAIGTMDLFGTARTPWGTTHYSGGSSGGAGNAVAAGLAVVATGSDTGGSIRIPSALCGVAGLKPTYGRVSRHGVFPLSFSMDHVGPMCRTVGDCALVLRALAGADPHDPTSSGVPVPDYTTELGRGVKGLRLGIPQQHFYDQLDPEVDRTVRAALRQLEALGATPVPVDLPRATEIGFVGWALLAAEAYGAHAGRLRTRYADYGLRARQRIAAGAFLTAAEYQQAAQLRGVWTREVNAVLARVDAIVTPTMPFAGIPVEVQNRTPPETTWGTIPFNLTGHPALTLPCGFTAAGLPVGLQLVGRAFDEGTLFRIGHAYEQSTEWHTRRPMLEVRA, from the coding sequence GTGGACGCTGAGCTGTGCTTCCTGCCGGCGACTGTCCTCACCGAGCAGATCGCCCACCGCAGGGTCTCGCCGGTCGAGATCGTGACGGCGCTGCTCGACCGCATCGACCGGTACAACGACACGCTGCACAGCTACATCACGGTCTGCCGGGAGTCCGCCCTCGCGGACGCGCGCGCGGCGGAACGCGAGATCGCCGCCGGGCGCCGCCGCGGGCCGCTCCACGGCCTTCCGATCGCCCACAAAGACATCGTCTTCACGCGCGGCGTGCGCACCACGTGCCACTCGAAGACGATGCTCGACTTCGTCCCGGAGGCGGACGCGACGGTGGTCCGCCGGCTCGCGGACGCCGGGATGATCGTGCTCGGCAAGACCAACACCACCGAATTCGCGATCGGCACGATGGACCTCTTCGGCACCGCCCGGACCCCCTGGGGCACGACGCACTACTCGGGCGGCTCCAGCGGCGGCGCTGGGAACGCCGTCGCCGCCGGTCTCGCGGTCGTCGCGACGGGTTCGGACACCGGCGGCTCGATCCGCATTCCGAGCGCGCTGTGCGGTGTCGCCGGCCTCAAACCCACGTACGGCCGGGTCAGCCGTCACGGCGTGTTCCCGCTCAGCTTCAGCATGGACCACGTGGGCCCGATGTGCCGGACGGTCGGCGACTGCGCGCTCGTGCTTCGGGCACTCGCGGGCGCGGATCCGCACGACCCGACCTCGTCGGGGGTGCCGGTCCCCGACTACACGACCGAGCTCGGCCGCGGCGTGAAAGGCCTCCGGCTGGGGATTCCGCAGCAGCACTTCTACGACCAACTCGACCCCGAGGTCGATCGGACGGTGCGCGCGGCGCTGCGGCAGCTCGAGGCCCTCGGCGCGACGCCGGTCCCGGTGGACCTGCCGCGGGCCACGGAGATCGGTTTCGTCGGCTGGGCGCTGCTCGCCGCGGAAGCCTACGGCGCGCACGCGGGGCGCCTGCGCACGCGGTACGCGGACTACGGCCTGCGGGCCCGCCAGCGCATCGCCGCGGGCGCGTTCCTCACCGCCGCCGAATACCAGCAGGCCGCGCAGCTCCGCGGGGTGTGGACCCGCGAGGTCAACGCCGTGCTGGCGCGCGTGGACGCGATCGTCACCCCGACGATGCCGTTTGCGGGGATCCCCGTCGAGGTTCAGAACCGCACGCCGCCGGAAACGACCTGGGGCACGATCCCGTTCAACCTGACCGGCCACCCCGCCCTCACGCTCCCGTGCGGCTTCACCGCGGCCGGGCTTCCGGTCGGCCTGCAGCTCGTCGGCAGGGCGTTCGACGAGGGCACGCTGTTTCGGATCGGCCACGCCTACGAGCAGTCCACGGAGTGGCACACGCGGCGCCCGATGCTGGAGGTGCGTGCATGA
- a CDS encoding Xaa-Pro peptidase family protein produces the protein MTQIAQEPLFYCGDDVHQAKMRKVQDALRRRGLDALLLLKHDAVRYVTEFYAKGYRPFLDIEYAALVPCGKEPVLGFTVAGEERRIAVRSRVTDARRLPGLHEWPHALAAILTDYGLTGGRVGFDLMPQFVHQGLRDQLPRLELVDASGVWVDLSAVKHPLEVELIEQALRIAQEGTAAAAAAVAPGKTEIEVSAAGEYRMRLLGSEMNPFIPVVASGANAAIWERVATTRRIGSGEMVILDFGCVHRGYTGDVARTMIVGEPTSRQRQLYRAAHDALRQAIAAAKPGVLCSDVDRVVRAAVRDAGLEKYGQHWASGHQLGFGLHGEPLVGPGVDVPLEPGMVISLEPSLYTYDDLSVGGVELEDTVVITDTGCRVLTNLPFDENLLR, from the coding sequence GTGACTCAGATCGCACAGGAGCCGCTCTTCTATTGTGGCGACGACGTGCACCAGGCGAAGATGCGCAAGGTGCAGGATGCGCTCCGTCGCCGAGGACTTGACGCGTTGCTGCTGCTCAAACACGACGCGGTTCGATACGTGACGGAGTTCTACGCAAAGGGATACCGGCCTTTTCTCGATATCGAGTACGCGGCGCTGGTGCCGTGCGGGAAAGAGCCCGTCCTCGGGTTCACGGTCGCGGGGGAAGAGCGGCGAATCGCCGTGCGCAGCCGGGTGACCGACGCGAGGCGTCTGCCAGGGTTGCACGAGTGGCCGCACGCGCTGGCGGCGATCCTGACGGATTATGGGTTGACGGGCGGGCGGGTCGGCTTCGATCTGATGCCGCAGTTCGTGCACCAGGGTCTCCGCGACCAACTGCCGCGCCTGGAGTTGGTGGACGCCTCCGGGGTGTGGGTGGACCTGTCGGCCGTCAAACACCCGCTGGAAGTCGAGTTGATCGAACAGGCGCTCAGGATCGCGCAGGAAGGTACGGCGGCGGCCGCCGCGGCGGTCGCGCCCGGCAAGACCGAGATCGAGGTGTCCGCAGCGGGGGAGTACCGCATGCGGCTACTCGGGTCCGAGATGAACCCGTTCATCCCGGTCGTGGCCTCGGGCGCGAACGCGGCGATCTGGGAGCGCGTGGCCACGACCCGCCGGATCGGGTCCGGCGAGATGGTGATCCTCGACTTCGGATGTGTCCACCGCGGGTACACCGGCGACGTTGCGCGGACGATGATCGTGGGAGAGCCGACCTCGCGGCAGCGCCAGCTTTACCGCGCGGCGCACGACGCCCTGCGGCAGGCGATCGCCGCGGCCAAACCCGGCGTGTTGTGTTCGGACGTCGACCGGGTCGTGCGCGCCGCGGTGCGGGATGCCGGATTGGAGAAGTACGGCCAGCACTGGGCCAGCGGCCACCAGCTCGGGTTCGGATTGCACGGCGAGCCGCTCGTCGGACCCGGCGTCGATGTCCCGCTCGAACCCGGGATGGTGATCAGCCTGGAGCCGTCCCTGTACACGTACGACGACCTGTCCGTCGGAGGAGTCGAGCTCGAAGACACCGTGGTGATCACGGACACCGGGTGCCGCGTACTGACGAACCTGCCGTTCGACGAGAACCTCCTGCGTTGA
- a CDS encoding S1C family serine protease, translated as MRRWLALATVCWLVTCTVPDRSSAQPLVDLVTRVTPSVAFVLAKDADGKPMSGGSAFVIAPGVLLTALHVVQQATEVSVQLPGAAAVAADVVGIDIDHDIALLRAADLQPAGVSPLTLGNSTAVQLGQAIAVVGYPLSSPDHPTVTVTQGIVSALRTQEGMLQIDAAINPGASGGPVLTADGRVIGIVDASLRGAQSFNFAVPIDLAKPLAERAPTLGRLPLPLTSSKEVTLGHSGSGIGPGRHEEREGSACVDPPPHAAVLAEVRVTLDVQRPLHMLAWLSWERGIPPEDPNKFAQIDDTVPSQLIKPLTLEAPPATVCLNYLVYNNGGGGANRTFGVTYTLVYQVFDVPSTIAGSN; from the coding sequence ATGCGGCGGTGGCTCGCCCTCGCGACGGTGTGCTGGCTGGTGACCTGCACTGTTCCTGACCGGAGCAGTGCGCAGCCTCTTGTTGACCTCGTTACGCGAGTGACGCCGTCGGTGGCGTTCGTGCTTGCGAAAGACGCGGACGGGAAACCGATGAGCGGCGGGAGCGCCTTCGTGATCGCGCCGGGCGTGCTACTGACCGCCCTGCACGTCGTGCAGCAGGCGACGGAGGTCTCCGTGCAGTTGCCGGGTGCGGCGGCGGTCGCTGCGGATGTCGTCGGGATCGACATCGACCACGACATCGCGCTGCTCCGCGCCGCGGACCTGCAGCCGGCAGGCGTTTCTCCGCTCACGCTCGGGAATTCCACCGCCGTCCAGCTGGGGCAAGCGATCGCGGTGGTCGGCTATCCGCTCTCGTCGCCCGATCACCCGACCGTGACGGTGACGCAGGGAATCGTGAGCGCGCTCCGCACCCAGGAGGGGATGTTGCAGATCGACGCCGCGATCAACCCGGGCGCGAGCGGGGGGCCTGTGCTGACGGCCGACGGGCGGGTGATCGGCATCGTCGACGCTTCGCTGCGCGGGGCCCAGAGTTTCAACTTCGCCGTTCCGATCGATCTCGCGAAGCCGCTCGCGGAGCGCGCCCCGACCCTCGGCCGGCTGCCGTTGCCGCTCACGTCATCAAAGGAGGTGACGCTCGGGCACTCGGGGAGCGGCATCGGTCCGGGGAGACACGAGGAACGCGAAGGGAGCGCGTGCGTAGACCCGCCGCCCCACGCCGCCGTCCTCGCGGAGGTGCGGGTCACGTTGGATGTCCAGCGCCCGCTGCACATGCTCGCCTGGCTGTCCTGGGAACGGGGCATCCCGCCCGAGGACCCGAACAAGTTCGCGCAGATCGACGACACGGTACCGAGCCAGCTGATCAAGCCCCTGACGCTGGAGGCTCCGCCGGCGACCGTGTGCCTCAACTATCTCGTGTACAACAACGGCGGGGGCGGCGCGAACCGGACCTTCGGCGTCACCTACACGCTCGTCTACCAAGTCTTCGACGTGCCGTCCACCATCGCGGGGTCGAACTGA
- a CDS encoding lyase family protein — translation MSEGVSGSRDLRDRYRTAVLKPIFDAWKADLYPVLIEASRAHVVTLASGGVLTQDQAARLLHGLEVLAGVPPASLEYDPDVEDVYFFVERALAGRLGADVAGNLQLARSRNDLDAGAFRMIVRGRLLAVVDATLGLGRAAATRARDGRDVLLLARTHGQPAQPTTVGHVLAGYAETVLRDLARYRFAYDQVNRSPLGACALAGTAFAFDRRDTARLLGFDGLVENTYDAVVGADYALSALAACGVALAGDSRLLAMVEAWGTGPRPLVTIDPGFVQISSMMPQKRNLVFVEHLRARAARAAGMLAGEIAGVAATPFEDDNRATSELQADLWRTLDDAADVARVLDLALMSMTIGPGAAPEEIVASGATATELMDAMVRRYGTSQRQAHTVVSAMVHRAPDPRTWTQELMRAVTGDVLGRPAAFETAELQALLDPRTFVTTRTSVGGPAPEKIDAELAAVGRSLDDTERWTAGARERLHSSRALLETRCDEIARGRPGGS, via the coding sequence GTGAGCGAAGGGGTATCCGGAAGCCGAGATCTCAGGGACCGCTATCGCACGGCCGTGCTCAAGCCGATCTTCGACGCCTGGAAGGCCGATCTCTACCCGGTGCTGATCGAGGCGAGCCGCGCGCACGTGGTCACGCTCGCCTCGGGCGGCGTCCTCACGCAGGACCAGGCGGCGCGGCTCCTCCATGGGCTGGAGGTGCTCGCTGGGGTCCCGCCCGCCTCGCTCGAATACGATCCCGACGTCGAGGACGTGTACTTCTTCGTGGAGCGCGCGCTCGCCGGGCGGCTGGGGGCCGACGTCGCGGGCAATCTCCAACTGGCCCGCAGTCGCAACGATTTGGACGCCGGCGCGTTTCGGATGATCGTCCGCGGCCGGCTCCTCGCGGTCGTCGATGCGACGCTCGGGCTCGGGCGGGCGGCCGCGACACGCGCGCGTGACGGCCGCGACGTGCTCCTGCTCGCGCGCACCCACGGCCAGCCGGCGCAGCCAACCACCGTGGGACACGTGCTCGCCGGGTACGCCGAAACGGTGCTCCGCGATCTCGCGCGCTACCGGTTCGCCTATGATCAGGTGAACCGGTCTCCGCTCGGCGCGTGCGCGCTCGCGGGGACCGCGTTCGCGTTCGACCGCCGCGACACCGCACGCCTGCTGGGGTTCGACGGGCTCGTCGAGAACACGTACGACGCCGTGGTGGGCGCCGATTACGCGCTCTCGGCGCTCGCGGCATGCGGCGTGGCGCTCGCCGGCGACAGCCGGCTGCTGGCCATGGTCGAGGCGTGGGGCACCGGTCCGCGGCCGCTGGTGACGATCGACCCGGGGTTCGTCCAGATTAGCAGCATGATGCCGCAGAAGCGGAACTTGGTCTTCGTCGAGCATCTGCGCGCGCGCGCCGCGCGCGCGGCGGGCATGCTGGCCGGCGAGATCGCGGGCGTGGCCGCGACCCCGTTCGAAGACGACAATCGCGCGACGTCGGAACTCCAGGCGGACCTCTGGCGCACGCTCGACGACGCGGCCGACGTCGCGCGCGTCCTCGACCTCGCGCTCATGTCCATGACGATCGGTCCCGGCGCGGCCCCCGAGGAGATCGTGGCGTCCGGGGCGACCGCGACGGAGCTGATGGACGCGATGGTGCGCCGGTACGGCACGTCGCAGCGCCAGGCGCACACCGTGGTGTCGGCGATGGTGCATCGCGCGCCGGATCCGCGGACGTGGACGCAGGAGTTGATGCGCGCCGTGACCGGCGACGTGCTCGGGCGGCCGGCGGCGTTCGAGACCGCCGAGCTGCAGGCGCTGCTCGACCCGCGCACGTTCGTCACGACGCGGACGAGCGTCGGCGGACCGGCACCGGAGAAGATCGACGCGGAGCTTGCGGCGGTCGGCCGGTCGCTGGACGACACGGAGCGATGGACCGCCGGGGCGCGGGAGCGACTCCACTCTTCCCGCGCGCTGCTCGAGACCCGGTGCGACGAGATCGCTCGGGGGCGGCCGGGCGGCTCGTGA